From a single Stackebrandtia endophytica genomic region:
- a CDS encoding DegV family protein: MSVAVVTDSTACLPPDIASRYRVSVVPMPVTVNGISGREGVDVTSEDVQAALGERRVDVSTSRPAPAELARRYRQLLDTGSAAVVSIHLSGELSGTCDAARLAAAEFGDKVIVVDSRNTGMGLGFAVIEAAKAAKRGRGRGQVAMLARQTAEATRTFFYVDTLEFLRRGGRMGAAQALLGTALSVKPLLHVSEGKVEVREKVRTTTRALAKLEDLAVTAGREGSVDIALHHLGAPEAAQRLADRLAERFGRRLRHTYISEVGAVLAAHCGPGLLGVVVNRRLE; this comes from the coding sequence ATGTCAGTGGCTGTGGTGACCGACTCGACCGCCTGTTTGCCACCCGATATCGCTTCGCGGTATCGGGTGTCGGTCGTTCCGATGCCGGTGACGGTGAACGGGATCTCCGGTAGGGAGGGCGTCGACGTCACCTCCGAGGATGTTCAGGCCGCGCTGGGGGAGCGACGTGTCGACGTGTCGACGTCCCGACCGGCTCCGGCGGAACTGGCTCGGCGATACCGGCAGCTGTTGGACACCGGTTCGGCCGCGGTGGTGTCGATCCACCTGTCGGGTGAGTTGTCGGGGACCTGCGACGCGGCTCGACTGGCGGCCGCCGAGTTCGGTGACAAGGTCATCGTCGTCGACTCCCGCAACACCGGAATGGGACTGGGGTTTGCGGTGATCGAGGCCGCCAAGGCCGCCAAACGTGGGCGCGGGCGGGGCCAGGTCGCGATGTTGGCCCGGCAGACCGCCGAGGCGACCCGTACATTCTTCTACGTCGACACGTTGGAGTTCCTGCGCCGTGGTGGCCGAATGGGGGCCGCCCAAGCCCTGTTGGGGACGGCTTTGTCGGTGAAACCGCTGCTGCACGTCTCCGAGGGCAAGGTGGAGGTCCGCGAGAAGGTCCGCACCACGACCCGTGCGTTGGCGAAGTTGGAGGACCTGGCGGTCACCGCCGGTCGGGAGGGTTCGGTCGACATCGCCCTGCATCACCTGGGGGCGCCGGAGGCCGCGCAGCGGTTGGCGGACCGGTTGGCCGAGCGGTTCGGTCGGCGGCTTCGACACACCTACATCAGTGAGGTCGGCGCGGTCTTGGCGGCCCACTGTGGACCCGGCCTGTTGGGGGTCGTGGTGAATCGTCGGTTGGAATGA
- a CDS encoding DUF998 domain-containing protein, translating into MTTPSPTTGRTPIPTRTLLIVATATGPTFYAVAVAQMLTREGFDIRVHPISQLATGGSGWIQVLNFVLTGIGLLGLAAAARRRLVDGRGHRAVPILLAIFGFGWMAAGFFPMDPQRGFPVGAPTGQVDMSWHGVVHSGAAALAFLALAVACVVGAVRALRLRRFGTMIGHAVVGLVLFIPVSPTGASIQIAVTGAVAFGWVAWFAHGLRRDDVDDH; encoded by the coding sequence ATGACCACACCGTCACCGACCACCGGCCGGACTCCCATCCCGACCCGAACCCTGTTGATCGTCGCGACCGCGACGGGACCGACGTTCTACGCGGTCGCCGTCGCGCAGATGCTCACCCGTGAGGGTTTCGACATTCGAGTGCACCCGATCAGTCAGCTCGCCACCGGCGGGTCGGGTTGGATTCAGGTCCTCAACTTCGTGCTCACCGGTATCGGCCTACTCGGCCTCGCCGCGGCGGCGCGTCGGCGTCTGGTCGACGGGCGGGGACATCGAGCCGTTCCGATCCTCCTCGCCATCTTCGGATTCGGGTGGATGGCCGCCGGGTTCTTTCCGATGGACCCGCAGCGGGGTTTCCCGGTCGGCGCTCCGACGGGGCAGGTCGACATGTCCTGGCATGGCGTGGTTCACTCCGGTGCCGCCGCGCTCGCCTTCCTGGCACTGGCGGTGGCGTGCGTGGTCGGTGCGGTCCGTGCGTTGCGGCTGCGCCGATTCGGCACCATGATCGGTCACGCCGTGGTCGGCTTGGTGCTGTTCATCCCGGTGTCTCCCACCGGTGCGAGCATTCAGATCGCCGTGACCGGCGCGGTCGCCTTCGGTTGGGTGGCCTGGTTCGCGCACGGACTGCGCCGAGACGACGTCGACGATCACTGA
- a CDS encoding YciI family protein, whose amino-acid sequence MKYLLLGYTPASKWDAATADTPSDDALAAFAEYQRIEAELAETGELVSSEGLGHPVVSTTVQRVDGKVVATDGPYAELKEVLASFAVVECHSQERAVEIAARIVSALGEPIEVRPIMGEDFGA is encoded by the coding sequence ATGAAGTACCTGCTGTTGGGCTACACACCGGCGTCGAAGTGGGACGCCGCCACCGCCGACACGCCATCGGATGACGCGTTGGCCGCGTTCGCCGAATATCAACGCATCGAGGCCGAACTGGCCGAGACCGGCGAGTTGGTGAGCAGCGAGGGGCTGGGGCATCCCGTCGTCAGCACCACCGTGCAACGCGTTGACGGGAAGGTCGTCGCCACCGACGGCCCCTACGCGGAGTTGAAGGAGGTCCTGGCCAGTTTCGCCGTCGTGGAGTGTCACAGTCAGGAGCGCGCGGTGGAAATCGCCGCGCGTATCGTCTCGGCGCTGGGCGAACCGATCGAGGTTCGGCCCATCATGGGCGAGGACTTCGGCGCCTGA
- a CDS encoding RNA polymerase sigma factor — translation MRPDDPIEDLLRTEAPQVLGALTRRFGRFTLAEDAVQEALLAAGRRWPTEGIPAEPRSWLIRVGYRRMVDLLRADNARGRREYVVGVDELAMRAPGRAAPTVSTQDDSLTLLVLCCHPCLTPTSRAALTLRAVGGLRTSEIAHAYGVTEATMATRISRAKQRLRDSGARFTPPGAADEEARYASVLQVLYLMFSEGYVVSAGRELGRVDLAAEAIRLTRMLCRERPADAEAAGLLALMLLTEARRDARTGGDGTLIPLEEQERSRWDQGLIAEGTAILDEVWSRGAAGRYRLQAAIAAVHAQAVADGTDWRQIAVLYLWLERLTPTNPVRLSRVVAVARAFGAQRGQALLEQLDTEHGLATDPLVRQRFLAVRGHLHEELDRPDLAARDYREAAALTANEAERRYLLDRAARAV, via the coding sequence ATGCGTCCGGACGACCCGATCGAGGACCTGCTGCGTACCGAGGCGCCGCAGGTTCTGGGCGCGCTCACCCGCCGCTTCGGTCGGTTCACGTTGGCCGAGGACGCGGTTCAGGAGGCGCTGCTGGCCGCCGGTCGACGATGGCCGACCGAGGGGATCCCCGCCGAACCCCGGAGCTGGCTGATCCGGGTGGGTTACCGCCGGATGGTCGACCTGCTGCGAGCCGACAACGCGCGAGGGCGCCGCGAGTACGTCGTGGGTGTCGATGAGCTCGCGATGCGTGCCCCGGGGCGTGCCGCGCCGACGGTGTCGACACAGGACGATTCGCTGACCCTGCTGGTGTTGTGCTGCCACCCGTGCCTGACGCCGACGTCTCGGGCGGCGTTGACGTTGCGTGCGGTCGGGGGCCTGCGCACCTCCGAGATCGCCCACGCCTACGGCGTCACCGAGGCCACCATGGCCACCCGCATCAGCCGGGCCAAGCAGCGGCTGCGCGACAGCGGTGCCCGGTTCACCCCGCCCGGTGCCGCCGATGAAGAAGCCCGGTACGCGTCGGTTCTTCAGGTCCTGTATCTGATGTTCAGTGAGGGTTACGTCGTCTCCGCCGGTCGTGAGCTCGGCCGAGTGGACTTGGCGGCCGAGGCGATCCGATTGACGCGGATGCTGTGTCGGGAACGCCCCGCCGATGCCGAGGCGGCGGGGTTGTTGGCGTTGATGCTGTTGACCGAGGCGCGCCGCGATGCACGCACCGGCGGTGACGGCACGTTGATTCCGTTGGAGGAGCAGGAACGTTCCCGGTGGGATCAGGGCCTCATCGCGGAGGGAACCGCCATTCTCGACGAGGTGTGGAGCCGGGGAGCGGCGGGGCGGTACCGGTTGCAGGCGGCCATCGCCGCCGTTCACGCGCAGGCGGTGGCCGACGGAACCGACTGGCGACAGATCGCCGTGCTGTACCTGTGGCTGGAGCGGTTGACCCCGACCAACCCGGTGCGGTTGAGTCGAGTCGTCGCGGTCGCCCGGGCGTTCGGTGCGCAACGTGGTCAAGCCCTGTTGGAACAGTTGGACACCGAACACGGCCTGGCGACCGACCCGCTGGTGCGGCAACGTTTCCTGGCGGTTCGCGGTCACCTGCACGAGGAGCTCGATCGACCCGACCTGGCCGCGCGCGACTACCGGGAGGCGGCCGCCCTGACCGCCAACGAGGCGGAGCGACGTTACCTCCTCGATCGCGCCGCCCGGGCGGTCTGA
- a CDS encoding helix-hairpin-helix domain-containing protein: MSISLSSTSTTDTRAGNGSPTLDRVELFGDCTEHIDRSSSTGLRRRIAVFLAHLRNRCHIEPRTRRMLTVVLASLAVITTISAWATWPREEPASLAVAVSQTEDAGATTLPITVTVAGDVTEPGLVELSSGARVADAIDAAGGLIPEARSAGYVNLARKVSDGELIVVEAVTDPEEPTDPDEPTDPVDTPGTPTGPGAPVNLNQATVTDLVALPGIGPVMAQRIIDHRQANGGFDSVDQLQDVTGIGPATAAKLADLVTV, translated from the coding sequence ATGAGTATTTCCCTTTCATCCACATCCACCACCGACACCCGAGCCGGGAACGGTTCACCGACATTGGACCGGGTCGAGTTGTTCGGCGACTGCACCGAACACATAGATCGGTCGTCGTCGACCGGCCTGCGCAGACGCATCGCCGTCTTCCTCGCCCACCTCAGGAACCGTTGCCACATCGAACCGAGGACTCGTCGAATGCTCACCGTCGTGCTGGCGTCCCTGGCGGTGATCACCACGATCTCGGCGTGGGCGACCTGGCCACGGGAAGAACCCGCATCGCTCGCCGTGGCGGTCTCCCAGACCGAGGATGCCGGTGCTACGACGCTTCCCATCACCGTCACGGTCGCCGGTGACGTGACCGAACCCGGTCTGGTGGAGTTGTCCTCTGGCGCCCGAGTCGCCGACGCGATCGATGCCGCCGGCGGCCTGATCCCCGAGGCGCGGTCGGCCGGATACGTGAACCTGGCGCGCAAGGTCTCCGACGGAGAACTGATCGTCGTCGAAGCGGTCACCGACCCGGAGGAACCGACCGATCCCGATGAACCCACCGACCCGGTCGACACTCCCGGGACGCCCACCGGGCCCGGCGCGCCGGTCAATCTCAATCAGGCCACCGTCACCGATCTGGTCGCGCTGCCGGGGATCGGTCCGGTCATGGCGCAACGCATCATCGATCATCGACAGGCCAACGGGGGATTCGATTCGGTCGACCAATTGCAGGACGTCACCGGCATCGGTCCCGCCACGGCCGCGAAACTCGCCGATCTCGTGACCGTCTAG
- a CDS encoding ComEC/Rec2 family competence protein has translation MTGSAVVSTSAGTTASPRYDLRLAMLAAGVWPGTWLAARWPVTVSVVLVVVVAVGFRRLDRHRPIMAVWVLGLTAGIVVTVGQVAVIDAVRDLPVMSTPVTVEMTLTGDPRQLRGKAEPTFVVPVRVESIGLGDSTDAATSTWRTSVDAVVFAVDRDPATGERQEADSARWRDLLPGQRVRTTGRASPVTDHPGELSAMTISVRDPPQSPTDPPWWQTAAGVLRDGLRQACAELPPGPAGLLPGLVIGDVSRLPQEVDEDFRDTGMTHLVAVSGSNVAVVVGAVVLAAAALGAGPRVRVALGCVAIIGFVILARPEPSVLRAAVMGAVTLLAIGWGRRGSAIPSVSAAVVILLLADPRLASSLGFALSVTATLGLVLLAHRWSSAWRSSGWPGWLTAAIAVALAAQVAVTPLLAAWEGRISLVAVPANVLAAPAVPIATILGLLCCVVAPWWPEAGHLLAWLAGWPTRWLIEVAHHGAAVPVGDLPWPTGWLAGLVLALLLAVAVVLVKYRFGRIVVAIVLVCGLFAGLTPVRTMLTGWPPPGWIMVACDVGQGDAIVLSTGYRGSAVVIDAGPDPDLVDGCLRDLGVDRVPLLVITHFHADHVAGVAGIYRNREIGQVLVPHQMLPAGGVRQVAEAVGAPELPTTVVGSRYLAGRLELTVLAAGDAFTGTRSDPNNDSVVVLARIDGLRMLLAGDIEEPAQLALADSGVDLSAEVLKVPHHGSGYFEPRFIAAVDPAIAVISVGDGNEYGHPHPRVLAELSAVGAHILRTDRHGSVAVMATDSGLQLAYNG, from the coding sequence GTGACCGGGTCGGCCGTCGTCTCGACTTCGGCCGGGACGACGGCCTCCCCGCGCTACGACCTCCGGCTGGCGATGCTGGCGGCGGGAGTGTGGCCGGGTACCTGGTTGGCGGCGCGCTGGCCGGTCACGGTGAGTGTCGTGCTCGTCGTGGTGGTCGCGGTCGGATTCCGCCGACTTGATCGGCATCGTCCGATCATGGCCGTGTGGGTGCTCGGGTTGACCGCCGGGATCGTCGTGACGGTCGGGCAGGTCGCGGTGATCGACGCGGTTCGCGATCTGCCGGTGATGTCGACCCCGGTGACCGTCGAGATGACCCTCACCGGTGACCCGAGGCAACTGCGAGGCAAAGCCGAACCGACCTTCGTGGTGCCGGTGCGAGTGGAGTCCATCGGGCTCGGCGACTCCACCGACGCCGCGACATCGACGTGGCGCACCTCGGTCGATGCGGTCGTCTTCGCCGTCGACCGGGATCCCGCTACCGGTGAACGACAGGAGGCCGACTCGGCACGGTGGCGGGATCTGCTTCCCGGGCAACGGGTTCGCACGACGGGTCGGGCGTCGCCGGTGACGGATCACCCGGGTGAGCTGTCGGCGATGACGATCTCGGTTCGCGACCCACCACAGTCCCCGACCGATCCACCGTGGTGGCAAACCGCCGCCGGAGTACTACGGGACGGCCTGCGACAAGCCTGCGCGGAGCTGCCACCGGGGCCGGCGGGTTTGCTTCCCGGACTGGTGATCGGTGATGTGTCACGACTGCCGCAGGAGGTCGACGAGGACTTTCGTGACACCGGAATGACGCACCTGGTCGCGGTGTCGGGCTCCAATGTCGCCGTCGTCGTGGGAGCCGTCGTGTTGGCCGCGGCGGCACTGGGCGCGGGGCCGCGAGTTCGCGTGGCGCTCGGATGCGTCGCCATCATCGGGTTCGTGATCCTGGCCCGCCCGGAACCCAGTGTGTTGCGAGCCGCCGTCATGGGCGCGGTCACCCTACTGGCGATCGGGTGGGGGCGACGCGGTTCGGCGATACCGTCGGTATCGGCCGCCGTCGTCATCCTTCTGCTGGCAGACCCACGGTTGGCCTCCAGCCTGGGATTCGCGTTGTCGGTGACGGCGACCCTCGGCCTGGTCCTCCTGGCGCACCGCTGGTCGTCGGCTTGGCGAAGCAGCGGTTGGCCGGGGTGGTTGACGGCCGCGATCGCGGTGGCGTTGGCGGCGCAGGTGGCGGTGACACCGTTGCTGGCGGCCTGGGAGGGGCGGATCAGCCTGGTCGCGGTCCCCGCGAACGTTCTGGCGGCTCCGGCGGTACCGATCGCGACGATCCTCGGGTTGCTGTGCTGTGTGGTCGCGCCCTGGTGGCCGGAGGCCGGCCACCTGTTGGCGTGGCTCGCCGGCTGGCCGACCCGATGGCTGATCGAGGTCGCCCATCACGGTGCGGCGGTGCCGGTGGGGGACCTCCCGTGGCCAACCGGCTGGTTGGCCGGGTTGGTTCTGGCCCTGCTGTTGGCAGTCGCGGTCGTGCTGGTGAAGTACCGGTTCGGTCGCATCGTCGTGGCGATCGTGCTCGTATGTGGACTGTTCGCGGGGTTGACGCCGGTGCGGACGATGTTGACCGGCTGGCCGCCACCGGGTTGGATCATGGTCGCCTGCGACGTCGGACAGGGCGATGCGATCGTCCTGTCCACCGGATACCGCGGCAGCGCTGTGGTGATCGACGCCGGTCCCGATCCCGACCTGGTCGACGGTTGCCTGAGAGACCTGGGCGTGGACCGGGTTCCGTTGCTGGTGATCACCCACTTTCACGCCGATCATGTTGCCGGAGTGGCCGGTATATATCGAAACCGAGAGATTGGTCAAGTTCTCGTGCCCCACCAGATGCTGCCCGCCGGCGGTGTCCGTCAGGTCGCTGAGGCGGTCGGGGCGCCGGAACTGCCTACCACCGTGGTGGGTTCGCGCTACTTGGCCGGCCGACTGGAGCTGACCGTGCTGGCCGCCGGAGACGCCTTCACCGGCACCCGCTCCGATCCCAACAACGACTCGGTGGTGGTTCTGGCGCGGATCGACGGGCTGCGGATGCTGCTGGCCGGTGACATCGAGGAACCGGCTCAGCTGGCGCTGGCCGATTCGGGTGTCGACCTGTCGGCGGAGGTGCTGAAGGTGCCGCACCACGGGTCCGGCTACTTCGAACCCCGGTTCATCGCCGCCGTGGACCCCGCGATAGCGGTGATATCGGTCGGTGACGGCAACGAGTACGGACATCCACACCCACGGGTACTCGCCGAACTGTCGGCAGTGGGCGCCCACATCCTGCGCACCGACCGACACGGATCGGTAGCCGTCATGGCCACGGATTCAGGGTTGCAGTTGGCATACAACGGTTGA
- a CDS encoding alpha/beta fold hydrolase — MSSPPTGFAHNGDVKIAYEELGGAGGEPLLLVQGASVTRFWWPQGLVHELIARGFHVVSYDNRDAGQSTHFPTTEASPVTALFRRTPPAYTGEDVTADACAVMDAMGWNAAHLFGHSNGGLNAQRIAILHPHRVLSLATSAAVSSDAGRMKLLRFIRFGMVARMARLDFPETREGDIAMSLAVARALASPGFPFDEAEALSRIEKDDTCPVRNNSTMGRQLGAHWSSGSLKLLRLPTVVLHGDSDQLLRTSAARDLARSIPDAKLVITPGVGHDIPQGIWERYADQIRAVADAAHPHPPPR; from the coding sequence ATGAGCTCGCCACCCACCGGATTCGCCCACAACGGTGACGTCAAGATCGCCTACGAGGAACTCGGAGGGGCCGGTGGCGAACCGTTGCTGCTGGTTCAGGGCGCGTCGGTGACCCGATTCTGGTGGCCGCAGGGCCTGGTTCACGAACTCATCGCCCGAGGATTCCACGTCGTCTCCTACGACAATCGTGACGCCGGCCAGTCCACCCATTTCCCGACCACGGAAGCCAGTCCGGTTACCGCGCTGTTCCGCCGCACGCCACCCGCCTACACCGGTGAAGACGTGACCGCCGACGCCTGCGCCGTCATGGACGCGATGGGGTGGAACGCGGCACATCTGTTCGGCCACTCGAACGGTGGCCTGAACGCCCAACGCATCGCGATCCTTCACCCTCACCGGGTGCTCAGCCTCGCCACATCCGCAGCGGTCTCCAGCGACGCGGGCAGGATGAAGTTGCTGCGGTTCATCCGGTTCGGGATGGTCGCACGGATGGCACGCCTCGATTTTCCCGAGACCAGGGAAGGCGACATCGCCATGTCGCTGGCCGTCGCCCGAGCCCTCGCCTCACCGGGATTCCCGTTCGACGAGGCCGAAGCCCTCTCCCGCATCGAGAAGGACGACACCTGCCCGGTGCGAAACAATTCGACGATGGGGCGTCAGCTCGGCGCGCACTGGAGCAGCGGAAGCCTGAAGCTGCTGCGCCTTCCGACCGTGGTTCTGCACGGCGACTCGGACCAGCTGCTCCGCACCTCGGCGGCCCGTGACCTCGCCCGGTCGATACCCGACGCCAAGCTGGTGATCACCCCGGGCGTCGGCCACGACATACCGCAGGGCATCTGGGAACGCTACGCCGACCAGATCCGCGCGGTCGCCGACGCCGCACACCCACATCCACCACCGCGATAG
- a CDS encoding GNAT family N-acetyltransferase: MIRDETVDDHRAVRGVHVRAFDDDDRIPRLVAALRVAEAAVTPLSFVAVVNDQVVGHVLLSAARVDAPRRIVDVLTLSPLAVLPEFQRRGIGTRLIAHALEAADRQGVPLVFLEGSPRYYGVRGFDSAAAAGFRSPSLRIPEPAFQVARLSAHEPWMTGTFVYSETFWALDCVGLRDPNA, translated from the coding sequence GTGATTCGCGACGAGACCGTCGACGATCATCGGGCGGTGCGTGGGGTTCACGTCCGAGCCTTCGACGACGATGATCGGATCCCCCGGCTCGTGGCGGCGCTTCGTGTCGCGGAAGCCGCAGTGACACCACTGTCGTTCGTCGCCGTCGTCAACGACCAGGTGGTCGGGCATGTCCTGCTCAGCGCGGCGCGGGTGGACGCCCCACGCCGGATCGTGGACGTCCTGACGCTCTCGCCGCTTGCCGTCCTTCCCGAGTTCCAACGTCGGGGCATCGGTACGCGGCTCATCGCCCATGCCCTTGAGGCGGCCGACCGTCAGGGGGTGCCATTGGTGTTCCTGGAGGGTTCGCCGCGCTACTACGGGGTGCGCGGCTTCGACAGTGCCGCTGCGGCGGGCTTCCGTTCGCCGTCGCTGCGGATACCTGAGCCCGCGTTTCAGGTCGCCCGGTTGTCCGCTCACGAGCCGTGGATGACCGGCACCTTCGTCTACTCGGAGACCTTCTGGGCCCTGGACTGCGTCGGCCTACGAGACCCCAACGCCTAA
- a CDS encoding alpha/beta fold hydrolase: MTSAFERHTDLTVSGGPIRHYRSGDDGPPILLLHGGMMDTAEGVWRNVAGELARHYQVHAIDLPRHGASRPWPGLLDREFFTGFLDELLDRLDLPKVAVIGLSMGGGLGIDLALRRPERVSALIAVGPGGLGAKRPAQFVTWLTMKTPGILAWTSKYLGRNEKAVRKSMISNLTAGADTVDFDAIVATVQAEARAKAEHGERALDDWMVTSYGPFGMRLDYLPELHRLTVPSLWLRGDNDPLVKEPELAEAARNAPGGRMVTMADAGHIVTYDQPAEFVRLTDEFLRSVLGDADSTTARSAQG; the protein is encoded by the coding sequence ATGACATCCGCATTCGAACGACACACCGACCTGACCGTCAGCGGTGGACCGATTCGGCACTACCGCTCCGGAGACGACGGCCCGCCGATCCTCCTACTCCACGGCGGCATGATGGACACCGCCGAAGGCGTCTGGCGCAACGTGGCGGGTGAACTGGCGCGGCACTACCAGGTGCACGCCATCGACCTGCCGCGTCACGGAGCAAGCCGGCCGTGGCCCGGACTGCTCGACCGCGAGTTCTTCACGGGGTTCCTGGACGAACTGCTCGACCGGTTGGACCTGCCGAAGGTCGCCGTCATCGGACTGTCCATGGGCGGCGGACTGGGCATCGACCTGGCGCTCCGCCGACCCGAGCGGGTCAGCGCGCTGATCGCCGTCGGCCCGGGAGGTCTAGGCGCCAAACGGCCCGCCCAGTTCGTCACCTGGCTGACCATGAAGACCCCGGGCATCCTGGCCTGGACCAGCAAATACCTGGGCCGCAACGAGAAGGCGGTGCGAAAGTCCATGATCAGCAACCTCACCGCCGGAGCCGACACCGTGGACTTCGACGCCATCGTGGCCACGGTGCAGGCCGAAGCCCGGGCGAAAGCCGAGCACGGCGAACGGGCGCTCGACGACTGGATGGTCACCTCCTACGGGCCATTCGGCATGCGACTCGACTACCTTCCCGAGCTGCACCGGTTGACGGTGCCGAGCCTGTGGCTGCGCGGCGACAACGACCCGCTGGTCAAGGAACCGGAGTTGGCCGAGGCCGCCCGCAACGCCCCCGGCGGTCGCATGGTCACCATGGCCGACGCCGGCCACATCGTCACCTACGACCAGCCCGCCGAGTTCGTTCGACTCACCGACGAGTTCCTGCGGTCGGTCCTGGGTGACGCCGATTCCACCACCGCGCGGTCGGCACAGGGATGA
- a CDS encoding TetR/AcrR family transcriptional regulator, which translates to MPRPLVPDRRGRILTAARDLTLEHGWPHTTIAQIAQRAGIGKGAVYREFDDKTAILAAVLNRSMRDLTTQVHQRVLDAAEVIDLPTVYRFGVEALLSDPLMRALYLGDDTVLGDHVHGVTDQRYPARFGWLTDYIGRLQAAGVVDAAVSTETIARLLSVFTIGLINSPGILDSADPQVLLDTVGLFADLVGKGLATEQDIDVTAARQAQLALLEQLSTQLDLLEETT; encoded by the coding sequence ATGCCCCGTCCGCTCGTCCCCGACCGTCGTGGACGCATCCTCACCGCCGCCCGGGACCTCACCCTCGAACACGGCTGGCCACACACCACCATCGCCCAGATCGCCCAGCGCGCCGGCATCGGAAAGGGCGCGGTCTATCGCGAGTTCGACGACAAGACCGCGATCCTGGCGGCGGTGCTCAACCGCAGCATGCGCGACCTGACCACCCAGGTGCATCAACGCGTTCTCGACGCCGCCGAAGTGATCGACCTGCCCACCGTCTACCGGTTCGGCGTCGAGGCCCTGCTGTCCGACCCGCTGATGCGAGCGCTGTACCTCGGCGACGACACCGTCCTGGGCGACCACGTTCACGGCGTCACCGATCAGCGCTACCCGGCACGATTCGGTTGGCTCACCGACTACATCGGACGCCTCCAGGCCGCCGGGGTCGTCGACGCCGCCGTGTCGACCGAGACCATCGCGCGGCTGCTCAGCGTGTTCACCATCGGCCTGATCAACTCACCCGGAATCCTCGACTCCGCCGACCCGCAAGTACTCCTCGACACCGTCGGACTGTTCGCCGACCTGGTCGGCAAAGGACTCGCCACCGAGCAGGACATCGACGTCACCGCCGCCCGCCAAGCGCAACTGGCGCTGCTGGAACAACTCTCCACACAGCTCGACCTCCTGGAGGAAACGACATGA
- a CDS encoding TSUP family transporter → MESLTPTLLLMLVGVALMAGAVDAVAGGGGLLTLPALLLAQVPPVNALATNKLQSCFGTFTSAVSMYRGGLAGSVKMTVPFFCALGGSAVGTIMVQFLDASALTLLVPIVLATIALYFIFMPKYTDAEREPKMGTGLYHSVVIPGIGFYDGTIGGGTGSFFTAAGISLRGQRIVPASAQARIMNFGTNIASLVVFAFSGKMLWLVGGAMAVGQVVGAYLGATAVSRGGARLVRPVVVVICLAMLVQYLWQQGWLF, encoded by the coding sequence GTGGAATCCCTCACCCCCACCCTGTTGCTCATGCTGGTAGGCGTCGCCCTGATGGCCGGTGCCGTTGACGCGGTAGCCGGAGGCGGTGGGCTTCTCACACTCCCGGCCCTGCTGTTGGCGCAGGTACCGCCGGTGAACGCCCTGGCCACCAACAAACTTCAGAGCTGCTTCGGGACCTTCACCTCGGCGGTGTCGATGTATCGGGGAGGCCTGGCCGGATCGGTGAAGATGACCGTTCCGTTCTTCTGCGCGCTGGGCGGGTCGGCGGTCGGCACCATCATGGTTCAGTTTCTGGACGCCTCGGCGCTGACCCTGCTCGTCCCCATCGTTCTGGCGACCATCGCCCTGTACTTCATCTTCATGCCCAAGTACACCGACGCCGAGCGGGAACCGAAGATGGGAACCGGTCTCTACCACTCGGTCGTGATTCCGGGCATCGGTTTCTACGACGGCACGATCGGCGGCGGCACCGGTTCCTTCTTCACCGCCGCGGGGATCTCGCTGCGTGGTCAACGCATCGTTCCCGCCAGCGCGCAGGCGCGAATCATGAACTTCGGCACCAACATCGCCTCCCTGGTCGTGTTCGCCTTCAGCGGCAAGATGCTGTGGTTGGTGGGTGGGGCGATGGCCGTGGGACAGGTCGTCGGCGCCTATCTCGGGGCGACCGCGGTATCGCGTGGCGGCGCCCGGCTGGTGCGTCCCGTCGTCGTGGTGATCTGCCTGGCCATGCTGGTGCAGTATCTGTGGCAGCAGGGCTGGCTCTTCTGA